In the genome of Patagioenas fasciata isolate bPatFas1 chromosome 12, bPatFas1.hap1, whole genome shotgun sequence, one region contains:
- the STRA6 gene encoding receptor for retinol uptake STRA6 — MAMATNSSAGLQDALLDQGFGGTEDLVSDWYIYETMEPAVQQDDMFPNAIPDCDPTISPQLYHICMAPISLAVLMGLSLLVKRRRLHQRCWNGVPGLLSPANFLEEEGNRGLVAAVFGILFSSLCVLVLDRDPLPLIAQSSQSTREYWKILALLYYPAFYYPLVACATVRHRLSYLLGCLLSWCHCLVHIWQKVDCPQSPKIYRYYSTLSYIPIILCLVLLSLWYPALLIRSFTGQEETLEKEVPGRGYYKKYLKAVLSKRPQKGSSTKLDESLLSRVQAYLRSYIYTPEEGFRIPLKLVLSVTTAVIAVYQVALLLLVAVVPTIQIVRAGMTKDIVVLLVQFGLVPSENPAVPGDMEKELNTVKYYLWSLEVCYISSLVLCCLLTCAMLLRTLAMHRNNLKALYQGAVLDVFYKAHILRPSRRAIVCWMSFAGFQTAFACLGLLIQQVIFFICSVGFTFLIVIPLQSGTNTHLFKIIRNMWPFWLTLVLAVIVQNLAAHYQFLEQHPLRKELTNRRALYIVTYLLFPINVLVGVLAGVWRMVISGLYNAIHFCQLDISLLNRNVETFDPGYHTYCHYLKIEVSQSHPVMKAFCLLLLQPAAPEGVRGLRAGGVEEGIQLMQPKKAPPSRARFKQSRARWWLAYTLLNNPSLTACRKTALSDPTANGTQLSPPKP; from the exons atggCCATGGCCACCAACAGCTCCGCTGGGCTACAGGATGCTCTGCTGGACCAGGGCTTCGGCGGCACTGAGGACCTCGTTTCCGACTGGTACATCTACGAAACCATGGAGCCGGCAGTGCAGCAGGATGA CATGTTTCCCAACGCAATCCCAGACTGCGACCCCACCATTTCTCCCCAACTGTACCACATCTGCATGGCACCCATCTCC CTGGCTGTGCTCATGGGCTTGTCCTTGCTGGTGAAACGCAGGCGTCTCCACCAGAGGTGCTGGAATGGTGTCCCAGGACTGCTCAG CCCAGCCAACTTTCTGGAGGAGGAAGGCAACCGTGGGCTGGTGGCTGCGGTGTTCGGCATCTTGTTCTCCTCTCTGTGTGTGCTGGTCCTGGACAGGGACCCCCTGCCACTCATCGCCCAGTCCTCCCAGAGCACTCGGG AGTACTGGAAGATCCTGGCTTTGCTCTACTACCCTGCCTTCTACTACCCTCTAGTCGCCTGTGCCACTGTCCGACACAGGCTCAGCTACCTCCTGGGCTGCCTGCTGTCCTGGTGCCACTGCCTGGTCCACATCTGGCAGAAGGTGGATTGTCCCCAGTCGCCAAAG ATATACAGGTACTACTCCACGCTCTCTTACATCCCCATCATCCTCTGCCTTGTGCTTTTAAGCCTTTGGTATCCAGCCCTGCTCATCAGGAGCTTCACTGGCCAGGAGGAGACCTTGGAGAAGGAG GTTCCGGGGAGAGGTTATTACAAGAAGTACCTAAAGGCTGTGCTGTCCAAACGCCCACAGAAGGGGAG ctccacAAAGCTAGACGAGAGCCTCCTCTCAAGGGTCCAGGCGTATTTACGCTCCTATATCTACACTCCCGAGGAAG GTTTCCGGATCCCGCTGAAGCTCGTCCTGTCCGTCACCACGGCTGTGATCGCCGTCTACCAG GTCGCCCTGCTGCTCCTGGTCGCCGTCGTCCCCACCATCCAGATCGTGAGGGCAGGAATGACAAAGGACATTGTGGTCTTGTTGGTGCAGTTTGGTCTGGTGCCCTCAGAGAACCCAGCTGTCCCAGGGGACATGGAGAAGGAGCTCAATACTGTCAAGTACTACCTGTGGTCACTGGAAG TCTGCTACATCAGCTCGCTGGTGCTGTGCTGCCTGCTGACCTGCGCCATGCTGCTGCGGACGCTGGCCATGCACAG gaaCAACCTGAAGGCGCTTTACCAAGGGGCTGTGCTGGATGTTTTCTACAAAGCTCACATCCTTCGCCCGTCCCGACGAGCCATAGTCTGCTGGATGAGCTTCGCCGGCTTCCAGACGGCTTTTGCCTGCCTGG GTCTCCTCATTCAACAAGTGATTTTCTTCATCTGCTCGGTGGGGTTTACCTTCCTCATTGTCATCCCGCTTCAGTCCGGCACGAACACGCACCTCTTTAAAATCATCCGCAACATGTG GCCCTTCTGGTTGACCTTGGTGCTTGCTGTCATCGTGCAGAATTTGGCAGCTCATTACCAGTTCCTGGAGCAGCATCCCCTCCGAAAGGAGCTCACCAACAG GCGAGCTCTCTACATCGTCACCTACCTGCTCTTCCCCATCAACGTCCTGGTGGGTGTCCTGGCTGGGGTGTGGAGGATGGTCATCTCTGGCCTTTATAATGCCATCCACTTCTGCCAGCTGGACATCAGCCTGCTGAACCGCAACGTGGAGACCTTCGACCCAG GCTACCACACGTACTGCCACTATCTGAAAATCGAGGTCAGCCAGTCCCACCCGGTGATGAAAGCTTTCTGCTTGCTGCTCCTCCAGCCAGCCGCGCCCGAGGGAGTGCGGGGGCTTCGGGCCGGCGGCGTGGAAGAAG GCATCCAGCTGATGCAGCCCAAGAAGGCGCCGCCCAGCAGAGCGAGGTTTAAGCAGAGCCGAGCCCGCTGGTGGCTCGCCTACACCCTCCTCAACAACCCCTCGCTGACGGCTTGCCGGAAAACCGCCCTCTCCGACCCCACGGCCAACGGCACCCAActcagcccccccaaaccctga